A single genomic interval of Corvus cornix cornix isolate S_Up_H32 chromosome 11, ASM73873v5, whole genome shotgun sequence harbors:
- the APRT gene encoding adenine phosphoribosyltransferase isoform X3 — protein MSDERLRAVRDRVRPFPDFPEPGVLFRDISPLLKDPVAFRTLIDLLEDHLRASFPKIDFIAGLDSRGFLIGPPLAQRLGIGFVPIRKKGKLPGPTESVSYSLEYGKGHDHGECFPLWQLNWKSRATRWNQDRRWSLWMTCWQREVPCVLPVSC, from the exons ATGAGCGACGAGAGGCTGCGGGCGGTGCGCGACCGCGTCCGGCCCTTCCCGGACTTCCCGGAGCCCGGCGTGCTGTTCCG CGATATCAGCCCCTTGCTGAAGGATCCTGTGGCGTTCAGGACTTTGATTGATCTTCTGGAGGATCATTTGAGGGCGTCTTTCCCCAAAATCGACTTCATTGCAG GCCTGGACTCCCGTGGGTTCCTCATTGGGCCCCCTCTGGCACAGAGGTTGGGGATCGGCTTCGTGCCCATACGGAAAAAGGGGAAACTCCCTGGTCCCACCGAGTCCGTCTCCTACAGCCTGGAATATGGCAAG GGGCATGACCACGGAGAGTGTTTCCCACTCTGGCA GCTGAACTGGAAATCCAGAGCGACGCGGTGGAACCAGGACAGAAGGTGGTCATTGTGGATGACCTGCTGGCAACGGGAG GTACCATGTGTGCTGCCTGTGAGCTGCTGA
- the APRT gene encoding adenine phosphoribosyltransferase isoform X1, producing the protein MSDERLRAVRDRVRPFPDFPEPGVLFRDISPLLKDPVAFRTLIDLLEDHLRASFPKIDFIAGLDSRGFLIGPPLAQRLGIGFVPIRKKGKLPGPTESVSYSLEYGKAELEIQSDAVEPGQKVVIVDDLLATGGTMCAACELLKRLKAKILECLVIIELKALKGSEKLNSIPFYSLLQYD; encoded by the exons ATGAGCGACGAGAGGCTGCGGGCGGTGCGCGACCGCGTCCGGCCCTTCCCGGACTTCCCGGAGCCCGGCGTGCTGTTCCG CGATATCAGCCCCTTGCTGAAGGATCCTGTGGCGTTCAGGACTTTGATTGATCTTCTGGAGGATCATTTGAGGGCGTCTTTCCCCAAAATCGACTTCATTGCAG GCCTGGACTCCCGTGGGTTCCTCATTGGGCCCCCTCTGGCACAGAGGTTGGGGATCGGCTTCGTGCCCATACGGAAAAAGGGGAAACTCCCTGGTCCCACCGAGTCCGTCTCCTACAGCCTGGAATATGGCAAG GCTGAACTGGAAATCCAGAGCGACGCGGTGGAACCAGGACAGAAGGTGGTCATTGTGGATGACCTGCTGGCAACGGGAG GTACCATGTGTGCTGCCTGTGAGCTGCTGAAGAGGCTGAAGGCCAAAATCCTGGAGTGCCTGGTGATCATAGAGTTAAAAGCCCTGAAAGGGTCAGAAAAGCTCAATTCCATCCCTTTCTACTCCCTGCTGCAGTATGACTGA
- the APRT gene encoding adenine phosphoribosyltransferase isoform X2: protein MGTGMGTGMGMGPDRRDISPLLKDPVAFRTLIDLLEDHLRASFPKIDFIAGLDSRGFLIGPPLAQRLGIGFVPIRKKGKLPGPTESVSYSLEYGKAELEIQSDAVEPGQKVVIVDDLLATGGTMCAACELLKRLKAKILECLVIIELKALKGSEKLNSIPFYSLLQYD from the exons ATGGGCACCGGGATGGGCACCGGGATGGGGATGGGGCCGGACCGGCG CGATATCAGCCCCTTGCTGAAGGATCCTGTGGCGTTCAGGACTTTGATTGATCTTCTGGAGGATCATTTGAGGGCGTCTTTCCCCAAAATCGACTTCATTGCAG GCCTGGACTCCCGTGGGTTCCTCATTGGGCCCCCTCTGGCACAGAGGTTGGGGATCGGCTTCGTGCCCATACGGAAAAAGGGGAAACTCCCTGGTCCCACCGAGTCCGTCTCCTACAGCCTGGAATATGGCAAG GCTGAACTGGAAATCCAGAGCGACGCGGTGGAACCAGGACAGAAGGTGGTCATTGTGGATGACCTGCTGGCAACGGGAG GTACCATGTGTGCTGCCTGTGAGCTGCTGAAGAGGCTGAAGGCCAAAATCCTGGAGTGCCTGGTGATCATAGAGTTAAAAGCCCTGAAAGGGTCAGAAAAGCTCAATTCCATCCCTTTCTACTCCCTGCTGCAGTATGACTGA